The Falco rusticolus isolate bFalRus1 chromosome 4, bFalRus1.pri, whole genome shotgun sequence genome includes the window TAAAGAGTATGTCTTTCCCTCCAGTCAGAAAGAATTTGGGAATGTTACAGTGAGTTACTGAAGAGAGAATCACTTCACTGCTGATACCCACTACAGgacaaagattattttaattaatttctcatttatttgtaattatGAAAATGTTGCAGTTACacgtttttgttttttttaaggaagccATTTATACtaattccagtaaaaaaaatattaaaccttTGTAAGCTCCCAAATCTGTTCCTTCTTTCCCATTACTCATTCTTAATTACTTGCACTTTTGCATTCTGAAAATTTGTATGTTGATGGCAAAAGTGGTTCTAATATCACACATATGAGtataatcttttttcttctgtagccTGTTTTTCCATATGTTCTCCTAGTGCTCTGGGTCATGACCACATGTGAAGTGTAATGAGCTACAGCTGGTACAGATGAGGGCAATTTTCTCTCCTCCGTTTCCAGGTCATGTTATACTCTTCCCCACTCTTTGTTCCTTAGAACCTTTCTCTGGATTTTCCCAGTAGCTGTCTTCGGCAGATCCTGAACAAACTCCacctgaaaggcaaaaatagtCACTTTTAGCCAAATACATTCTGATTAATCTCCCAGGTGCAAGGAAAGATACACTTTTATTATGGCTGGGATAAAAAAAATGCGAAGCTGCACAGCTTGGGGCTGGGATGGTGAAATTCCTTGCTATGTATCTTAGCTGTCCACACAGGCAGTACTTGCGGGGACAAGTACCACAACCCTGAAGAGATAAGCATGTCACCTGTCAGGACAGGGAGTTGTGTTTTTCTGGTTGTAAGGGATGAAAATTCCAACCCCTTTGATGCCAGCAGGAATTTCCCCTTTGCTTTGGCTGAGAGTCTGAACAGCGCTCAAGGTAAGAGCTGGATGCCTTGCCCATTTGAGTGGCTGTGAAAACCCTAGATTTCATAAAAGGAATACTGGACCTGGATAAAGATCAGTTACATTACGATTTCCTCCCTTTCGGTCCTTTCTAGGACATACATTGAACCCAAGGCTACTGTTGCAACAGACCCTGtaatttactttcattttattttatttaactatGGTTGGAGTGTTTGTCAGAATGCAGTTGAAAAGAAGCCAAGGCAGAACAAAAACCTCAATTTTTGATACCCATCTTTTTGTGGAGTACTTACCTTCCTCGGATATTTATAAGGTGCAGTCAGCTTCTTGACATGTTGCTGAAGCTCACAAGTTAATTTTTCTGGATCATGCGATATAAAAGCAGGAGCTAAAACAATGAAGGCTTTGACTACCTGTGCCACAAAAGTTAAGGGACTCCATTAACTTCCAGATGTGGGAATAAAGGAATATATTTGTTGCCAAAACTGAGTATCAAAACTCACAATCCAAAATTTtgagctttttctttaatattccTTTTCACTGTCTGTTTATTACAGAATACAGTGTTATGAAGGATGTGTTTTGCagcacaggattttttttctgtttttccactttattttcttcttaacttTATACACTACTAGACTTTCCAaaattttaacagcaaaaaagaCAGCGGAAAATCTCACCCTCAAAGAAATGTTGCAAAGTTGAAaaatataagaagaaaaattaaacactcTGGGTATCATTGCCACCATGCTTAGtgacaaaaagataaataatcCAAATTCTATTTCTTAGACAAAAAGATGCTACAGTCAGTCAGAAGagccaaactttttttctccacatcaagcccagcaaagaggaaaataattctgaaattctAAGTTCTATCAAGGtatagtttaaaaaattttttaacccattttgttttcaaaaatctgcaaaatatttaattccaaGGAAGCCTGGTATGTATAGGGAGCCTGATCCTTAGAATAaagtgcatttttatatatatatatatatatatataatttttttttctttttacctccCCTCGAATTGGATCAGGACTGCTGACAACAGCTGACTCTGAGACTGCAGGGTGCTGGATTAATGCACTTTCAACTTCAAATGGGCCAATACGATACCTAGGAGAAAATGCAGATATAATGGCAACGCAAGTATTTATGTAGATGCAGCTGTGTAGCAAGCTACCTATTCAATTTGCCTTTCCAGACTGAATTTTAACAGGCAAATGAGCAAATCTAAAAGCAACTGGCTTACCCAGAAGAATTAATTATATCGTCAGCTCTTCCAACAAACCAGACATATCCTTCTTCATCCATAATCCCTCTGTCCCCAGTGACATAAAAATTTCCACACACCGAGGCAGCAGTTTTCTCTGAATTACCCTGACAACaatcaaacatttaaaaaaatgcatatgaCTGTTAGTGAAATGTAATGCATTTACTTTGCAGTGGTGCTAAAAAGGGTCAATACAATTTTTAAGTTGTTCTCAAACTATGTTCAATACTATTTTATGtcttcaattaattttaattagttttgtGGTAGAAATACGTGAGGTGGAAAAGAGCATTTGTGTATATATGGATTCATGTTCTAGGGAAAAAAGGCCGTGCTCTATCAAAATGCCCATCCATCAGAAATTACTAAACTCTACAACCCACTCTCTCTCTTCAGAGAAATGACTTATCATTGCAAAGGGTTGTCACAATAACCTCCTGTCAATGGAAAACTTTCACCCCTAAGcttcaaagccaaaacacaaatGAGATGACCTAGAGGAAAAACTTCATCATCTACATTGATCTATCGGGTCTAgattacacagaaaaaacaccctGACAAAAGAAGACATAATGAAAGCCTGAAGTAATAGTACTGAACCAAAAGAAGATTTTATCATATAGCAAGCAATTATTTCGTGTAAGTTGTTTGAGGATGCTACAAATATCCAAATATCATGGGGGTTCAGAAGAGTATTAAAAACACAGACAAGTTCCCCAAAGCTTATTCAACATGATGGCTCAAATGCAGTGGTGAAACTCGTTATATTTAACTGTTTCCTTTAAGTATGTACTACAACTCATTACCATCACAGAGTACTAGCTTAGATGGACCTTTGATCTTAACCAAAATGGCCATTcttctgacacttttttttttaagcttgttctgctttcagtgGGCAGAGCATTCCCATTCAAATAATAATGTTAGATTACGTCTGCCTCTACTTCTATGTATGCCATATGATCATCTGCACTTGAGGGTTTTGTGCTGTAGATCTTGTGCCCATCATCTACATGACAGGCAACTGTACAAATTGTTTCTCTGACACCAGAGATACGTGCATGCTGGAATGTGTCccttttaaagatttaaaagatCAATCTGGTGTACCTCTGACAGTGGTATGAGGGAATAAGATACATGGCTTTTCAGAAAGCCTCCCTGAGCTTCTGACACATTAGAGTAGTCTTTATTGGCCTCCTTCACTAATCCTTAACCAAAGGACCGGGTACAGGTCTGGAACAAGGTACCCCCGGTTCATGTTGCAGTTCTACCTGTTGAAGTTCTACTCTGCCAATCAGTCTGTTCCTGGAATAGCAGAACAATGGACTGATCAGGCTCAAAGCCCTCAAGCAACCTAGTGAGACCTTGTGTGGATCCTGGATGAAATTCTGCTCTTTGAGTAATCAACAGAACTTTGTCCTGGATCTCTCTTGAGCTCCTCAGCAGGCACAGACAGACCAACTCAGACTTACCAAGTACTCAGAGAACAGACAGAATGGTCTTGTTGGTTGAACTCGGACGGCAATGTTGCCTTCTTCTCCCACAGGCAGAATAGCCCCATGGTCATCTATGATCTGCAGAAAGGACATATTGTTACTGCTTTGATCAGCTCAGTGAAATATCTTGTTATAGCACAGTACAGGACAGAGAAGGGACACAGACAATATTCCCTTACTCTTGTGCCCACAACTGCAGCTGAGCTCAGATGTGGCGTATCAACATACCTGCACATCATAAGGGGGAACAGCTTTTCCCAAAGAGCCaggtttaattttcattcctttcataTTGGCACATATTGTCACCTGCataatagattatttttttttttaatttgtgcaaCATCTTGTCgattttattattgtttgcATTAGGCACAACACCTCTTCATGACTGTTGTGACAAGAGCTGAATCAGGACTAAAGCATTGTGGTTCTCAAGCACATCAGAGAGGGGTTGAGAGGCATTTCAGGTCAGCCCTGTGGAACGAGTTTGCCTGTGCTCAGTCTGAGCCAGTGAGTTCTTCTGCAAACACTTGACTTCGCAAGACAGCAGATGTGGAATCATTACAGATCTTATTTCAATAATGGAACAATTAATTCAGGACCATATCAAGGGTAAGAGGAGAGAATGCGTGAAATCTGACTCTTAATAGCTTCGTTAATGTTCACTTACAGAGAAGTCTGGGATGTGaactgatttaatatttttcattaaaatcttgGACAGGCCAAATTGATACCcagagcaaattatttttttagttttgccttttaagtaaagatgatgaagggatCTACTATAACACTAAAATATGCAGCTAGTTGATTTTGGAACTGTATAACCATAATTATATATAGcgtcttttttaaaaaaagttcattcAAATGATTCTCACCTTTTCCATCAATTTATCAAGCATACTGTGCCTCTAGCATTGTTACCTTTGAAAGGACATACTGCAAGAAATAATGCAAACATACTGTTTCAGTCTGGCCATAACCTTCATAGATATCCAGCCCCGTCTGGGTTTTCCACTTTGCCATCACTTCAGGATTGAGTGGTTCCCCTCCAGATACACAGTGTTTCAGACTCATGAACTTGTAGCTTGAGAGGAATTGtgaataaaatagttttcttaaCTACTGGAAACAGCAGTGAATGATCTTATCTGAACAGTCTCCTTCAACTTCCGAAGTAAGTATGCCTAAAACTTCACAAGCTACTTTGGAAACGACAATAATCGTCCTGTTACACAGACCTGGACTGGACTCCTAGATTGCTCATGTTACCACTGAAGATAACGTGGTTTATCTGTGCCACTGGAagtagggggtttttttctagaaaaagagTAAGCAAAGGTGTTTTCTAGGAAGAGCTgacaaaaaaaggacaaagttCAATAAGCACATCAGATATTAATGGAAAGCTGAGTATGTGCCAACATCCAAGATGAAATAAGACACAGAATTTTCTAGAGCAAAAGGAAGGCTGAATAGGAATACAGAGCCTGAGCTCCCTGCTAAACCAGGGTTGGCTCTTGTCGGGATGAAAGACTTATGTAAGAAGAGTAAGTACCTTACTGAAGATGTCAGAACTCTACAAATCACACTCACTACTTCTCATAAGCTGAGTATTTTGCAGTGTTAACAAACTGGCGGGAACAGCTGCCGAATAACTCTCAGCATGTGGAAGTCCTCTAACCGCTCACTTCACTCAGGCATATGGAAACAAATCCAGTAAACCCCTGATCCTGTGCTGCACAAAACCTTCACTTAAATTTAACTGTGAACTGTAAGTTTAGAGGAAATGACAACGTAAAAAACCTCACTTGTTTCCCTTGGGCTATCTTTTCAAAGGCCCATTCCTGAAGCTTGAATGGCCTAAGGTGTAACTAGTTATTCTCATATTTCAGAATGTAGCTTTCTCTTCTGAGAGCAAATCTTGCTAATTAGATctcatttaattgaaaaaaataagcaacatAAGGAACTAAACAGTCAGCCACAGCATTATATCCCAGCTTCTCTTTGCAAAccctgaaagaaacagaggtgCAGTACCTGCTCAGATCATGTTGGACCAGCATGCGGTAGGCAGTGGGAGCAGTGCAAAAGACAGTAATGGGATATCTTGAGAGAGTctagaaaaatagaaagttattttgtggaaaagaaaacGTAATGGTGGGTCTGACCTTGTAAATGTGCAGGTGATGAACACAACTTATGTGCTCACAtgtctgcaaaatgaaaaccataaaAACGCAACATACATTCAACACAGAGAATGACTATGAATTAGTGATTATGAATCCTAACTGGAGCGGCTGAAACAGTCAGgcccactgctgcagaaaatatAGTACTTTCTGTCCAACAACAGTCACTCAtgtaaaaaaatgacatttgacAGTAGCAGCTCATTAAGATTTTCTGCTTCCCAAGGTGACTGTGTCCCAGGCTCAAGACTAAGTGACAATAGTGCACTAGACCAAagcttttcatattttgttcttGAGAAAGTCTGGGTCTCCTCTCCACACAGGTGGCCAATACTGAGGAGAACAGGCCAGCTGGCTGGTGGTGCAAAATGGTAGAGAGGAGGACTAGGCATTCTGGCAACTCATTGAAAATTCAGGATAACAGGGCCCCTATTCAGGTCTATGCCATACTCTGATTACTAGTCCATGCTCACTCTGAGCCCAGAGTAGCTGGAAATCTGAAGTGAACTTTAGGCTATACATGGGACAAGACTGCAGTGATCCCGAGTTCTTTTCATCCTGCATCTTTCACCACGTCTCCTCTAGACTGCAGCCATGTCACATGGCCTAGCCAGGAGGGAAAACACTTGTTCCTCTAGCTTACTGGGCACCAAAGGGAGGGATGTTCACTTGGGATGTGGGAAGTACTGCTACAGAGCAGTGGGTACTCATGCACTGGAGCCCAGCCTGTTTGCTTCATCTACGCAAAATGGGAATGAAACTCACAGTATAAAATGTTACTCTTACCTCAGCAATAAGTGCTGGTTTAAACTGTGGCATATTGTGTACAAAGACACACGATCCACAGATCCACGGTGCAAAAACACTGCTCCAAGCTGATTTTACCCAGCCAGTATCAGAGGTATTCCACATTATATCTGAAGGAGTCAAATTCATCCAGTACCTGATGATAaagcagagataaaaataatgcttcatAGAGTGAGTGACTCAGGCACAGGTCACAGCATAATTAAAGGGCATGAATTAGAAGATGTGGTGTCAGCAAGTGGGGCTGCTCTTTAGAAAGTTTGTAAGCATTGAAGAATCTTAAACATTCTCTTATTTCCCTTCATTCCTTCCTGTTTAACATTtccagcatttgcttttctcctgaaCAGCACAAAACATCCTTGGCTTAAGTTGCAGAATCTGGATCTAGATCAAAATCTGAACAGATCATTTGGAGTAGGCTTTCCCCCCATTGTGGATTAGAGACATCAGCTGAATCACACCTTGTTTCTCTAGGAAACTAACCACATTACTTGTCTGCACTCTATACCACCAACTTCCAACTCTGAATGCCTTGGGAAATATATCCTTTGATCTTCATGAAATTTCTCACTCCTTGGGAAGCATAAACAAAAGATgttcaatgaaaacaaatcagtaCCAAGCCACAGATTCAAACTGAACTGTAACCTTTAAGGTATAATGCTATGGTTCAAGGTTGTTTTGGTTGTCAAGGAAGTTTTATATAATACTAAAGCACTAGACTTTATCTGGTTTTGCTATAAGGATGTTATCCTTACTGGCTactctgcagccagctctctGAGCAACAGAACACTGTGTTTAGTGATCTCAACTCAagtcttcaaaatgtttttaataacaagGGTTGCACTGTGAGGGGGAATGGTGAGGAAGAATCAAGATGCTGTACTCGTGAAATGCTTACATTTAGTGGAGTTTTTCTGGTCATATTTTCAATGTAATTGTGATCATGTCACTTACATCAGGACACTGGAAGCAAATGCAAGGTATACCTGCCACTGGTTGCAAATCCGATGCCATAACTGCTGTGGGAGTGCACCACCATTTTTGGAAAGCCTGTACTTCCACTAGTAAAATAGATCAGCATTGGGTCATGACTCTTTGTCTTGACACATTTATGGTCAGCAGATGTCACCCTTCAGAAGAAACAGTATATGACAGTTACTATGTGTAGTTTTTCTCAAAggaagcagtattttttaagGTTTAGGAGATAAACAGGAAAACGGCCCAAAACTACATGAACTCACTAAATAGACAGTTGCATCAGACACCACAGGTAAGAGTTAGAGAGCACATTTTGCTAGTCACAAGTGCGCTCTGTCTGCCACAACTTTCAAGGTGTGAGCACCTACAGCATATTCTAGTGACTTTGTCCACAACTATTTTGCAAGGTGCTTGTTACAGAACAGCAGGTAGATGCAAAAGCAACTTCTGCCTCAACACATACTGTCTCCCAATCTGAAGTCAATGAGGGCCATATTCAGGCTATTATGATAAATAAGATGGTCTTAGACATGTATTATACCATTTACATTCAAGAGACTGACAAACAATTCAGATCATCTGGGCTACCAAGACAGTCAAGGGAAGAAATAATTGATACTATGTTAGCTGAGCACCAAGAGCTGACAATGGTTATCTTCTCATTGAATTCAAGAGGCATTAGGCTTGGCTCTAGAAGACACGCACAAAACAACTGCAAGATTAGCATCCTGCGTGCTTGTCTTGTGATCACAGTAGAAGAGCTTTTAAAAGCTGGCAGGCTGCTGAATAAGAAGCTGAAAGACCTTAATATAGCTCCCAAAAACTGTGTTGAAGGGATTAGTACTTAATGCAATGATTACAATGAGTTGGCAGAGGGATGCAAAAATGTAACTTATTTGTAGTTTGAAAATTAATCCCCAAACTCAGAAATGTCACCAGACTGACACTGCTTCCTTCACCTCACAGGATGATGGTAAAACATCTGGATACTCACGCAAGGAGTTCTTTGAGGTTCAACCACCCATCTCTGCTCCCTTTGGCTACAATtagtttgcttttcagaaactgGCACTCGCGCATGACGGATTCCACTGCGGGTGCCAGTGTATCATTAGTAATGATGCACTTGGCCTTTGAAGCCTGGAGTCGGTATAAGATGTCTTTGGCTGTTAATTGGGATGTTCCTGGAATAAAGACAATTcctggaaaaaagcaacaagcaaTTTAGAAAATTGACCATTTCTCTTTATTATGTTCACAGGACATGACCCCAGCCATAGAAAAGCTGAACTACTTGCCAAAAACTTATGCTTTGGGAGGAGTCAAGTATAACTCATGTTTGAAGGCAGAGTTTGGGTGAATTTGTGGCCTAGGAATGACCTGGGATCATCTGGCTCTGAAAGACTTCCAAACCCTGAAACACGGATGTTAAGTTTTGTGTCATCCATATTAAAGGTATCTAGATCATGAGTAAGATCTAGATTTAGAGTGGTTTTGAGCACTTCATGATTTGTAACTCAGGAAGGAAGCGTTGAGATTACCATCTCCTTAATTAAGTATACATATAAGGATTATTCATTTGGATTATTTTCATCTGGAATAAAGCtattattcatttaaataagaaattaataacTCGGGTATGGGATAAACAGATTGAGGTCAGGTAGCTTACATACACTGCTCAGTCAACAAATCCCTCAAGCTTGGATTCATTTTGTAATGTGAACAAACGTTAAGTTTGGATACTGAGTACACTGTGACTGAAATCATATTTTCAGGGGTGGAAATCAATTAAGTGCATTTCTATACCTCCTTTTCCCATGCATTTCAATAGACTTTACCTACAGACTGATTTCAGTCTTCTTGCACCTTCACAGGTGTCTACCAAATTTTACAGTTGGGAATCTGAGGCACTGAGACACTGAAAGATACTTCCACATCATAGTCCAGTAAATCCTGGATACAAAAGAACTGGATTCTCTGAGACTTAACTCCATTTACAACCTGCAAGAATCACAGAGCTTAGAAGTGGGACAAAAAACATTTGATCATGTTCCTGTTGATACTGAACTGTTCCATCATGGATGTTTAGCAGTCTAAAAATGCAATGGGTCAAATTCTTCCTAAGAATTTGCAAAACTGTAACAGCAGAGCAAAATAATATTGTATTGAATTATTAACCAGTCTAGACACATAACTTACTGCAATAAAAGTGTCCACACTGATAATGTATCTGGTCAAATCTGGTCTTAGATTGCAGTCATTCAACCTTCACTGGCTTCAACTGAGGATGCTGTTTAACTTGGCCATGTCTGTTCAGCACCTAGCACAATGTTGCATTCATTGGTTCCTGTGTGGGTGCTGCCAGTTCTCCTTCTACGCAAAAGCTGAATTGtacagggcacagcagcacatttctgccccattttttttcacattaatttagcatatttttcgtatcttctatttattttctttctgcatccaAGAGATCAGTAAGATCACTTACCTGTTCGCATACAGGCTATGTTCAGTAGCCACCATTCAGGAACACGAGGCAGAACTACTTTAACTCTGTCTCCTCTCTGCAAACCACACACCTCAGAAAGTACATTAGCTGCTTTCCTTGACAGAAATCCCAACTCTTCAAAGCTCCACTTCACCTCCTCTCCCTCATCATTTACCCACCAAAAAGCCGGATTTGCTGGTTGTTTTCCATCCTAGAATGCAGCAGAATGTATTAAAATGAGATGACAAACCTTGAAAGGTTTCATTTCAATCCAACATAACTCCAGACCAGGCAAATCAACCCTGGCAACTACTCTCTTAAAGTGACACCTATATttctgacaaagaaaataaaatattgcattcTACTTCGCAGCTCATACTACCTAGTATCCATCAGGAAAACTGATTTGTATCATCTGAGATTTGTTCCAATGTCtatgaagtaaaagaaaaatactaccTTTTCCAGTCGTGACCACTCATCTAAGACATCACTTGCAAAGTTGAAATACTCTGGCCGTTCCTTTTTGCACTGGTTTATAGCATCATAATATGAAATAATCTGAGATGTCAGAAGCCTGCTGCACCCATGGAATAATCTGCAAGGTGACCTGAGAATCCACAGACACTGAGGAATCCATGATTTAATAAATTTTCTCATGATAAATGATGTTTTATCAGACAGTGGGGCAAAAAATCAGATGCACACCTACAGGAATCTatcatctgaaatgaaagaaaacacatttaaaaacagcCAGATATTGGATGCTGTCTGGTTTGTGATGTTGAATAAATTAACACAAATCAGCTTGAATAAATAGGTTGTTTGCACACCTCTTCCGGTTTTCCCCCTTATTTTATGTGATtcttaaaataagcattcttccttttccagcaaAGAGACTGTGCACTGTTTTTTCATTACAATCTTTGTCAGCTGATGAATGAAACGCATCTCATCTCTAAACTTTCACTTGAAAGTCCTTTTCTAAATCTCTCTCTCTTGATTCCtgtaaattttgtattttactttgcctctttacaaaaataaaatgctgctaCTTAGTGCTTTGAGGACACTATTTATCACCTTGATTTAAAATGGTCTCTGTAATTATGCTATGTCTTAAATATACACTAGATGGCGATTCACACTGAATTTACACACCAATAAAACTCAtcaaacttttatttccttgtgaGTTCTCTTTTCACTAGGGGCATGGAatgaacacaaaataaacacTAGGCAAGCAAACGTTAAATGCCAAAAacttccatttcctttgcaCTTCAGCTGAAGTGTGCAACTTTGAAAAAGATACATGTTGTAAAACAAACTTGCAAAGAAAATTCCAGCGCTTCCAGTTTCTCCTAGTCTTTCCTACGCTACATACAGGTACATGCAGAAGAGACAGAACGGATGATACTGCAGTTATTTAAAGCCCAGCTTTGGAAGTCAAGAAAACTGGATTTTACTCACAGATGCAGAATCTTCTGATAAACTTGTTTTGAGTGTAATCAATTCCTTAAGAATGTACCCGCCACATTAAATCTAAGGGAATCTTTCCCTCAATTCAATGGAtccagctttgcttttaaaccTTTCTGTGCAACAACCTTCTCCTTATTTAATAGCCAACAGTACACACCGACCTCCCAGGGATAATACAGTTACTTTCACTCTAGCATTATGTATTGCAAGTGTAGATGTAATGACAGTTTAAAAGCGTTCAATGCCAATAAGTAACAGCAACTGACATGACTCTAAAATCATTGTATTTGTGAGGCAAACCAGAGAAATGTAAACAGAAGGTGCTCACACGTGAGGCATGTGTCAATGGCTGTCAACAACACAACGGATCTCCAGGGTGTGAGTGGTAACAAAGCAGAATGCTCAAGAATTACATTTATCGTGCATCCAACATTTCCTGTGGCCTGTGACTTCTGCAGAAGGCAGATTTTTCATAGCTCTCAAACAGTAAAGCACAAAATGAAAGAGCCAGAAGCAGTTAGCACTGATGAAGAAACGTGCAGAACTGTGACCTGATCTGCTGTATgcctaaaagaaagaaaacactgtattCCACCAGTTTCAATTTTGTGTTCAGTTCTGCTAAATCCCACTCCTTTCCTCATTGTAAATCTGCCCTGGCAGGACTGACTGCTGTATGATCCTCCTCTTactgcagttttcttccagGACATAGACATCAGAAGCCCTTTCCAAAATGATGCCTAATTCCTGGTAGGTTTCCAGAAGGGATTTGAATTGACTCCTATTTGTTTCAGTGGCAGACAGGAGAACACCAGCTCTCTAAGCAAATGGTTTTGTCATCCTACTTGTGCTCTGGCAGCCTCAGGCTGTGTTCTGAGCTTACAACCGGGCCTGTTCAGATCAAATGGGCCCAgttaggttttttcctttacttctgAAAGATGCTTTTTAACCCTCCTAGGATGTTACTTGAAAGACATCTTCAGAAAAGAGCCTGTTGCGAGGAGAAAAAGACCACAAAGTCAAACAGCAGACTTacctctct containing:
- the LOC119145873 gene encoding acyl-coenzyme A synthetase ACSM3, mitochondrial-like isoform X5, translating into MRKFIKSWIPQCLWILRSPCRLFHGCSRLLTSQIISYYDAINQCKKERPEYFNFASDVLDEWSRLEKDGKQPANPAFWWVNDEGEEVKWSFEELGFLSRKAANVLSEVCGLQRGDRVKVVLPRVPEWWLLNIACMRTGIVFIPGTSQLTAKDILYRLQASKAKCIITNDTLAPAVESVMRECQFLKSKLIVAKGSRDGWLNLKELLAVTSADHKCVKTKSHDPMLIYFTSGSTGFPKMVVHSHSSYGIGFATSGRYWMNLTPSDIMWNTSDTGWVKSAWSSVFAPWICGSCVFVHNMPQFKPALIAETLSRYPITVFCTAPTAYRMLVQHDLSSYKFMSLKHCVSGGEPLNPEVMAKWKTQTGLDIYEGYGQTETVTICANMKGMKIKPGSLGKAVPPYDVQIIDDHGAILPVGEEGNIAVRVQPTRPFCLFSEYLEQTDWQSRTSTGRTAT
- the LOC119145873 gene encoding acyl-coenzyme A synthetase ACSM3, mitochondrial-like isoform X7; the encoded protein is MRKFIKSWIPQCLWILRSPCRLFHGCSRLLTSQIISYYDAINQCKKERPEYFNFASDVLDEWSRLEKDGKQPANPAFWWVNDEGEEVKWSFEELGFLSRKAANVLSEVCGLQRGDRVKVVLPRVPEWWLLNIACMRTGIVFIPGTSQLTAKDILYRLQASKAKCIITNDTLAPAVESVMRECQFLKSKLIVAKGSRDGWLNLKELLAVTSADHKCVKTKSHDPMLIYFTSGSTGFPKMVVHSHSSYGIGFATSGRYWMNLTPSDIMWNTSDTGWVKSAWSSVFAPWICGSCVFVHNMPQFKPALIAETLSRYPITVFCTAPTAYRMLVQHDLSRKKPPTSSGTDKPRYLQW